In Mangifera indica cultivar Alphonso chromosome 7, CATAS_Mindica_2.1, whole genome shotgun sequence, the genomic window TGTATTAAGATCACCATCCCAACGCCATATATCCGCTGCCCAGGTCTGCTGTACTTCTTGTAAGTTTGGTGTGCTTAAAGTTCCTCGgcagaaaatatttattttggggcATTCCATTACAAATAATTCTTCCAAACATGGGAATCTGAAGGCATAATTACCAGAACAGAAACTTTTAAGACTTTGTAAACGAAAAAGTGTTAAGCTCCTCAATTTACAAAACTCAATCTCAGCTTCTTTTACATCTCCCTCATTTGCCACAACTTCTGTCATCAGTTCACATCCACATATCTTCATTTCTTTAAGTTGAACAAGAGTTTTGGCTGTTGAAAATGCTACTAGGTTCTTCAATGTTTTGCAAAACCACACTTCCATAGTTGTTAAATTGTGGAAAGATGCTGAGAGCGGCACTAAACTGATCAAATTATCACACCACCATACATCAAGAATTTCAAGATTTGGAAGAACTGTGCCTAGTTCTGACTTTTGGTTCCACAAATACTTCAGATAAGGAAGTACAAACAACTTTAAAGTTTTAATCTTTGTCAACACCTTGGCATATCCCTCCACCTCTTCATGTGAGAATATCTCTCGGCATAAAGCATAACTTAGAATGAGTTTTTCCAAATTGTGAAATCTCTGAATAGAATAAAGTGGAAAAACATCTGATTCATCTTTCAGAATGTGAAGAACTTCAAGTTTGCGAAAGAGGTAGTCTGGAAATGCGCCTTGCCATATCATTGCGAAGAGCTCTCCACCTAATTTTAGCTCCTCCAATTTTAGGAAGACCTAGGTACAGATAAAGAAGTAAGTTGAAGTTGATGCTTCTCtaacaatttcataaaataCACAGTATTTCATACTATACTTGAAGCggaggacaaaaacaaaaaggtctGATGATACCTTCTGAGCCAAGAGGAGGGGTTGTTCAGCTGGTGCATTAATTTCTTGGTTGCTAAGAaattttgaagagaatatcTTCACATTGCCACAATCATGCACCTCCAACTTTTTTAACTCCAGCCATTCTGAAGTATGTATTCCAGGATAGAAACATTGAAGTTGTTGCAGCATTGAGAGTTTGAGGAAGGTTACCCGTGGAAAGACAAACCTAACAGTATCTTCTACCCTTTCTTCTTCTGAAACAATCTCCCTCACACCGCAATTAACCATCTCAAGCTCTCCAAGTTCCAAAAGGTTCCCTGCAATGGAGGCTGGAAACAGATATTCTAGACTCTGACATCCAGAAACTCTCACTATGTTTAGCTTTGGAAAGGAAAGCATTACTTGGTGGTCTTTTTTCCACACATGCCTCAAGCTTGGTAGACCATGGATAACCAATTCTCTTAACTGAGCTTTATAACGtctttcttcaaaatttagCATCTGCAGATCAAATATCTCTTCTAATAAACCACAAGCCGTAACAGTTAGAGATTCTAACTGCCACAATCTTTCACACACATTAGAAGTTAAAATAGTCAACAGGTTATCACAGTTGTGGACTTCAATTACTTTCAGTTTTCTAAAAGATTGCGTGGAGAGTTGGCTGTCCCATATCATCTTCAAGTTATCCATGCCAGAGATTACCATTTCCTCTAAGCTTGGTAATGCAACCTATAGGATTCATGCCATTGAGAAACTGATATTATTGCTAATACTATTCAAAGTAATTGAAAAACTTTCATCCAAGTAAACAGCATAATGTATTGTACCTTTCCATTGAAGAATGGTTGAGTCTCCTCTGAATCTGTGCCTATATTTGTAAAGATGAATGCCTTGAATTGAGGGCACTGCTCTATCTCCAACTGTTTCAAAGATGGAAATTCAATGTAGTTTCCTGAGCAAAATCTTGTAAGTTTTTCTAGATCTTTTATGACCAAGCATTCCAAACAAGGGAAGATTATGCCctccctttcttcttcttctcttaacTCTGAAAGAGGGTCGTAGATTGTGATTTCGTtactctcttcttctctcaacTCTTCCATGATTATTATCTCTTCCAAAACATCACAGTGGCATATCTCAAGGTGTTGGAGGTTCATGAAGCTTGTGGAtattgaagatgaaaagatattttttaattttttacatccACACAAGATCAAATGTGTTAAATTCTGAACGGAAGAAGACATTGACGAAATTCGATTGTGCCAAATCTTTTCAATGGGAATTTCACCGAGTTCCAACACCTCCAACCTGGGAAACAGAACCTACAGAAAGCTCTCGTTTCAATATTAATTCATTCATATAAATGGAAAaagtaataacattttttaatcaagGACATATGACATCtctaataattaagattaactTACCCTTTCACTGAAAAGCGGCATGTCTGAACGTGACTCATCCTCTGAAATGCCTTCATTGGACTGTGAGGTAGGAAACCTCATTAAGCTTCTAATATGTGAAAGAGATTTTAAGGACAAGGATCGTATCTGGCCTAACTCAGTCTTATCAATCACTTCACTGCTATGGATTTCATCTTCTCTTTCGGCAGTAAAAATCTCCAACAAATTCTTGCATTCAATCGCCTCAAGTGTTTGAAGTTGTGGTAGGCCTCTGGCAAAGGTCAATGAGAACAAGTCCTTCAAATTATCACACTTCTCCACCTTTATGATTTTTAGATTGCAAAATGACAATGTAGAGAATTGACCATAAAATACCTTCTCCAAATTACTCAAATTGTGAAGAAAGAGCGACTCCAAGTTGGGAAAAGCATAATGAGGGTTCCGGTCCATTGAGTAAGCAATACACCGAAAGGAGGAATTATTCTGGATGTGGAGATGCTTCAGCCGTGGAAAACCCTCTTCATCTAATTCAAAAAGAGCATTCTCGACATCCTGCAATTCATCTAGGTAAAGTTCTTCAGTCCCATTCAATAGCCTGATTATCCCATCCTGTTGCAAAATGCTAGAATTGAGCTTGAGTTTCAGTGTTCTGGAAGTCCCATAATCATCAAACCAGTCCCACTCATTTcctaagaatattttaaatcttttcaACTTCTTAGATAAAAGATCTCTCTGTAGAAAATTGGCATCATTAGTATGTATTTCTAAAGATGTCAATTTAGACAAATGCTGCAACTCATCAATGCTAGCATTTCTTCTTTCAGAGTTGCCGTCTTCAGCTTCCCACTGAACAAAGCTGTTACCCATATACAGTTCTTCTAAATTACACAACCTTGATATTACATTTggagaaataatttttagtttggaACAATTGCTCACATCTAGCATCCTCAGCCGAGTCAAGCCACTCATATCATTAGGCAAAAACTTAATATCAGAATGGGATAAGCTAAGGATTTCTAGGTTCTTCAAGTCTCCAATACCAACTATATTTCCCAATTTGCACTGATCGAAACACAACGTCCGAAGGTTTACAAGGAGACGAAGCGAGGAAGGTAGTGACAATAAGtgtatttttgtcaattttagtACACTAAGCTTTGTCATTCTTGTGAAAAAGTTTTCTGGAATTTTCACAAATGGATTCCCAGAAAGTAGACTGAAAAAAATCAGTTGCGGACATTCCAAACCTTCAGGAAGCTCTGTAATATTACTGTCATGTATAGAGATTGCTTTGCAGCTTCTAAGTGCATCCATATCTATTGCAGTATCTTTTCTCAGTATAAGAGCATGTAGATCTCTTTCTGCAATTGCCATGGCAATACGAAGAACAAGATCATGAATGGTAAACCATTCACTTGAATGACCATCAAGCAACAAAGAAGAGCTTTTGAGTTCATAGAccaaatgatatataatattctGTGCTTCTTCCAGCGTACTAGCTTCTTCAAATAAGCCCAAACCCATTCCATATTTCAACAACTCCATAATGCAAACATCATCGGAATGCTTCACTAGACTAGAAAGCAAAAAAGTTGACTTGAGTTTCTCACTTCTTAAAAAATCATAACTGAACTTTATACTTGAATAGACCGTTGCAAGAAACCCAGTGAAGTCATTAAATGAAAGTCTTCGCAGAATTCGCAATTCATCCCGCCATGTAGATACATCCTTGCCTCTTAAAGACATGGCAATTGAATCAATGGCAATAGGCAACCCTCCACATGCCTTGGCAATGTCAATTGCTAAGGACTGAAACTCCTGGTTCTCTGCATAATCACCtactattttcttaaataaaccaaatccttcttcttcatctaaAACACCAACAGTGAAAATACATTGAGAACCCATCTTGCTTACTACTTCTCGATCTCTTGAGGTTAGCAATAATTTACATCCCTCATGATCATCTCCCACAGGAATTCCAACATCCCTCAAATCAAGACTTTCCCAGATATTATCTAATATTACAAGCATGTTCCTCTCTTTCTTCAATCTATTAAGTAGCTTACTTGCCCTACCATGTACTGTCTCCTCACGGAACATCAGTCCTAGATAATCTGCAATGTctccttgaattttttttatgtttggagTCGGGGTTACCTCGACAAAAATCACAACATCAAAGAGCTTGTTTGCCTCAACCAGAGCCGCAACTTGCTTCAGTA contains:
- the LOC123220323 gene encoding uncharacterized protein LOC123220323; its protein translation is MERLCQNTISSLTVSTWRFLADYFGGQSLWHYVWHYESDLQNLKAQLERLKFVEQRVLHKNQAAERNGEQIGIEIVEWLNKVDELIHNTRTIIDDEWKGNNRFLGGFCLNFGTRYRLGMKSARKVQDIVSLLSKGKKFLEISSRPIPEEISSLITAAEIYPISYLLNYKRYYENLINEVEKLTDAEEHTQNMMKAAERNGEAIFEDVLHWLDDVQKLVHNLRTFEFFELKANTRCFFGLCPDLIARYSLGKKAVKLLKDVTQLRGEEVSGRVSYPIIPANIWLTSTKAYENFRSRKSTLDCLHDALKDNSINIIGLHGMGGIGKTVLLKQVAALVEANKLFDVVIFVEVTPTPNIKKIQGDIADYLGLMFREETVHGRASKLLNRLKKERNMLVILDNIWESLDLRDVGIPVGDDHEGCKLLLTSRDREVVSKMGSQCIFTVGVLDEEEGFGLFKKIVGDYAENQEFQSLAIDIAKACGGLPIAIDSIAMSLRGKDVSTWRDELRILRRLSFNDFTGFLATVYSSIKFSYDFLRSEKLKSTFLLSSLVKHSDDVCIMELLKYGMGLGLFEEASTLEEAQNIIYHLVYELKSSSLLLDGHSSEWFTIHDLVLRIAMAIAERDLHALILRKDTAIDMDALRSCKAISIHDSNITELPEGLECPQLIFFSLLSGNPFVKIPENFFTRMTKLSVLKLTKIHLLSLPSSLRLLVNLRTLCFDQCKLGNIVGIGDLKNLEILSLSHSDIKFLPNDMSGLTRLRMLDVSNCSKLKIISPNVISRLCNLEELYMGNSFVQWEAEDGNSERRNASIDELQHLSKLTSLEIHTNDANFLQRDLLSKKLKRFKIFLGNEWDWFDDYGTSRTLKLKLNSSILQQDGIIRLLNGTEELYLDELQDVENALFELDEEGFPRLKHLHIQNNSSFRCIAYSMDRNPHYAFPNLESLFLHNLSNLEKVFYGQFSTLSFCNLKIIKVEKCDNLKDLFSLTFARGLPQLQTLEAIECKNLLEIFTAEREDEIHSSEVIDKTELGQIRSLSLKSLSHIRSLMRFPTSQSNEGISEDESRSDMPLFSERVLFPRLEVLELGEIPIEKIWHNRISSMSSSVQNLTHLILCGCKKLKNIFSSSISTSFMNLQHLEICHCDVLEEIIIMEELREEESNEITIYDPLSELREEEEREGIIFPCLECLVIKDLEKLTRFCSGNYIEFPSLKQLEIEQCPQFKAFIFTNIGTDSEETQPFFNGKVALPSLEEMVISGMDNLKMIWDSQLSTQSFRKLKVIEVHNCDNLLTILTSNVCERLWQLESLTVTACGLLEEIFDLQMLNFEERRYKAQLRELVIHGLPSLRHVWKKDHQVMLSFPKLNIVRVSGCQSLEYLFPASIAGNLLELGELEMVNCGVREIVSEEERVEDTVRFVFPRVTFLKLSMLQQLQCFYPGIHTSEWLELKKLEVHDCGNVKIFSSKFLSNQEINAPAEQPLLLAQKVFLKLEELKLGGELFAMIWQGAFPDYLFRKLEVLHILKDESDVFPLYSIQRFHNLEKLILSYALCREIFSHEEVEGYAKVLTKIKTLKLFVLPYLKYLWNQKSELGTVLPNLEILDVWWCDNLISLVPLSASFHNLTTMEVWFCKTLKNLVAFSTAKTLVQLKEMKICGCELMTEVVANEGDVKEAEIEFCKLRSLTLFRLQSLKSFCSGNYAFRFPCLEELFVMECPKINIFCRGTLSTPNLQEVQQTWAADIWRWDGDLNTTIHQLYKRGNAETSDED